A DNA window from Brassica napus cultivar Da-Ae chromosome C1, Da-Ae, whole genome shotgun sequence contains the following coding sequences:
- the LOC106402269 gene encoding probable disease resistance protein At4g33300 → MAVSDFFAGEIATELLKQLFMISARAWRYKSMANNLIILIENIQPTIREIHYSGVELPAHHQAQIRMLFETLDKGKNLTEKVLSCNRWNMFRHVYLLKKMEKLEKTLSSFLEAPILTNILADVHLLRANADECSLDVDNSLA, encoded by the coding sequence ATGGCCGTCAGTGATTTTTTCGCCGGTGAAATAGCAACGGAGCTCCTGAAGCAGCTCTTTATGATATCAGCCAGAGCATGGAGATACAAAAGCATGGCCAACAACCTCATTATCTTGATCGAGAACATTCAACCGACGATCAGGGAGATCCACTACAGTGGCGTTGAGCTTCCTGCTCACCATCAAGCTCAAATCCGTATGCTCTTTGAGACTCTTGACAAGGGCAAGAACCTCACGGAAAAAGTCTTAAGCTGCAACCGCTGGAATATGTTTCGACATGTATACCtcttgaagaagatggagaagctAGAGAAGACACTCTCTAGTTTCCTTGAGGCTCCTATTTTAACCAACATCCTCGCTGATGTTCATCTTCTCAGGGCAAATGCTGATGAATGTTCCCTTGACGTTGACAATAGCCTCGCTTGA
- the LOC106375352 gene encoding WD repeat-containing protein 75 isoform X1 → MIRGGRNCITSSPAFSNDAKKLLLCTANSVSIFSVATGLKVASLEGHTAPVTTVIVDPILPEDCWTASLDGKIRFWDFSVPSLTLAFDIHLPIYSMVMFTCRPSRSLIAYVSVEEYSSVSKDLFGQIRRVSLLDEPLLSGGDTLKEMEEPKSIVMSPSGEFFGVCQGCKIHIWSTSVGKMAKETTLHHTQLITVFAFHPTKRMLAVGDATGRVLIWKDIGDVKLTSVTSEDAAESSCTAFNWHSDEVTVLNFSSDGASLYSGSKEGALVVWELDTEKKQVLPMMESPLLYFIFSSDPTLSSAICADNQVHILKMPSMEILRTIPGIKPRILDRFGFLSYVKTMLISLTRTVSIDPSSGIAAFSTANHCVQLYNLLSDTEVTEIQVCERDHQPEDDGVRVAVTAIALSRNGSLMTTAETSFAEGNLSGGLVSLKFWVFVPDKKTFSISTVINQPHSEAAITAIDLNSRRSMAVSISSAGDFKTWVCNSDKNLTAEDSNWICHGVGSYKRKQITAATFCPDGSLLALAATTVITIWNPLTTELLFVFGKLHTPVLQLSFAGIGFLVAASCCPHAPPHLSVYDLMTLDLSWSYRLSIEAIATKERSSYFAVLAWLPDLSVKANEEIFRGKDGAILLFDTSCPKPVAIWTVMEASGGSLSFVEDSEKSQTLLAYVNRSNEYVLFDPYSDETLKTSAKDYEVLLEAISKKRKRSRKKTLLAERPWETKFCGSTLSIPPFRDACSAFFASKMGKKICERVEMHPDSHSL, encoded by the exons ATGATTCGCGGCGGAAGAAACTGCATCACTTCCTCCCCTGCCTTCTCAAACGACGCAAAGAAGCTTCTTTTATGCACTGCCAACTCCGTCTCCATCTTCTCCGTCGCCACTGGCTTAAAGGTTGCTTCCCTGGAGGGTCACACAGCACCAGTGACGACTGTGATTGTTGACCCCATCCTCCCCGAAGACTGCTGGACGGCGTCGCTCGATGGAAAGATTCGTTTTTGGGACTTCTCCGTGCCGAGTCTTACGCTAGCATTTGATATCCACCTTCCCATTTACTCTATG GTGATGTTTACATGTCGACCGTCACGTAGCCTGATTGCTTATGTTTCGGTTGAGGAGTACTCAAGTGTCTCCAAAGATTTGTTTGGACAAATCAGGAGAGTTAGTCTCTTGGATGAGCCTCTTCTTAGTGGTGGTGACACTTTAAAAGAg ATGGAAGAACCAAAAAGTATTGTTATGAGTCCATCTGGAGAGTTTTTCGGCGTCTGTCAAGGCTGCAAAATACATATATGGAGTACTTCTGTTGGGAAGATGGCTAAGGAGACTACATTACATCACACACAGTTGATTACCGTTTTTGCCTTTCATCCCACTAAGAGAATGTTAGCAGTGGGAGATGCAACAGGAAGAGTGTTGATTTGGAAGGATATTGGTGATGTAAAACTTACTTCAGTGACAAGTGAAGATGCTGCTGAGTCTTCTTGCACTGCTTTTAACTGGCATTCCGATGAAGTGACCGTCCTTAACTTCTCTTCGGATGGAGCATCTTTGTATTCTG GGAGTAAAGAAGGGGCTCTTGTTGTTTGGGAGCTAGATACAGAGAAGAAGCAAGTTTTGCCAATGATGGAGTCTCCCTTGCtgtatttcatcttctcttcagaTCCAACTCTTTCCTCT GCGATTTGTGCAGATAATCAGGTTCATATTCTCAAAATGCCTTCCATGGAGATATTGAGAACGATTCCTGGAATCAAG CCTCGGATATTAGATCGCTTTGGATTTTTAAGCTACGTCAAGACGATGCTTATCTCCCTCACCAGAACTGTGTCCATTGATCCCTCTTCCGGTATAGCTGCTTTCTCCACAGCGAATCACTGTGTTCAACTCTACAACCTCTTAAGTGACACTGAGGTTACAGAG ATTCAAGTTTGCGAGAGAGATCATCAACCAGAGGATGATGGAGTCCGG GTTGCAGTGACAGCAATTGCTCTCTCCCGGAATGGCTCACTGATGACTACAGCTGAGACCAGTTTTGCTGAAGGAAACCTCAGCGGAGGCTTAGTTTCTCTCAAGTTTTGGGTGTTTGTACCAGACAAGAAAACATTCAGCATATCCACAGTCATAAACCAACCTCACAG TGAAGCTGCTATCACAGCTATTGACCTTAACTCGCGCCGTTCCATGGCTGTTAGTATATCTTCTGCTGGGGACTTCAAGACTTGGGTTTGCAATAGTGACAAGAATCTGACAGCAGAGGATTCAAACTGGATATGTCATGGAGTTGGCTCTTATAA GAGAAAGCAAATAACAGCTGCCACTTTTTGTCCTGATGGTTCTCTTCTGGCTCTTGCGGCTACAACAGTTATTACCATCTGGAACCCGTTAACGACTGAACTCTTGTTTGTATTTGGAAAGCTTCATACG CCAGTTTTGCAACTCTCATTCGCTGGAATAGGCTTCCTTGTTGCTGCATCCTGTTGTCCTCATGCCCCGCCGCACTTATCTGTCTATGATTTGATGACGTTGGATTTATCATGGTCATATAGATTATCCATAGAAG cAATTGCCACCAAAGAGAGGTCATCATACTTTGCAGTTTTAGCATGGCTTCCGGATTTGTCTGTAAAAGCTAATGAAGAGATCTTTCGTGGGAAAGATGGAGCTATCCTTTTGTTTGATACGTCATGCCCTAAACCGGTAGCTATTTGGACTGTAATGGAG GCCAGTGGAGGATCGCTTTCATTTGTGGAAGACAGTGAAAAGTCTCAGACGCTTCTTGCGTATGTAAACAGGAGCAATGAATATGTTCTTTTCGATCCTTATAGCGATGAAACTCTTAAGACTAGCGCCAAGGATTATGAGGTTCTTCTTGAAGCAATTagcaagaagaggaagagatcAAGAAAGAAAACATTGCTGGCGGAGAGACCTTGGGAGACCAAGTTTTGCGGTTCAACGCTCAGTATCCCGCCTTTCAGGGACGCTTGCTCTGCCTTCTTTGCTTCCAAGATGGGGAAAAAGATTTGTGAGAGAGTAGAGATGCATCCTGATAGCCATAGCCTCTGA
- the LOC106375352 gene encoding WD repeat-containing protein 75 isoform X2, protein MEEPKSIVMSPSGEFFGVCQGCKIHIWSTSVGKMAKETTLHHTQLITVFAFHPTKRMLAVGDATGRVLIWKDIGDVKLTSVTSEDAAESSCTAFNWHSDEVTVLNFSSDGASLYSGSKEGALVVWELDTEKKQVLPMMESPLLYFIFSSDPTLSSAICADNQVHILKMPSMEILRTIPGIKPRILDRFGFLSYVKTMLISLTRTVSIDPSSGIAAFSTANHCVQLYNLLSDTEVTEIQVCERDHQPEDDGVRVAVTAIALSRNGSLMTTAETSFAEGNLSGGLVSLKFWVFVPDKKTFSISTVINQPHSEAAITAIDLNSRRSMAVSISSAGDFKTWVCNSDKNLTAEDSNWICHGVGSYKRKQITAATFCPDGSLLALAATTVITIWNPLTTELLFVFGKLHTPVLQLSFAGIGFLVAASCCPHAPPHLSVYDLMTLDLSWSYRLSIEAIATKERSSYFAVLAWLPDLSVKANEEIFRGKDGAILLFDTSCPKPVAIWTVMEASGGSLSFVEDSEKSQTLLAYVNRSNEYVLFDPYSDETLKTSAKDYEVLLEAISKKRKRSRKKTLLAERPWETKFCGSTLSIPPFRDACSAFFASKMGKKICERVEMHPDSHSL, encoded by the exons ATGGAAGAACCAAAAAGTATTGTTATGAGTCCATCTGGAGAGTTTTTCGGCGTCTGTCAAGGCTGCAAAATACATATATGGAGTACTTCTGTTGGGAAGATGGCTAAGGAGACTACATTACATCACACACAGTTGATTACCGTTTTTGCCTTTCATCCCACTAAGAGAATGTTAGCAGTGGGAGATGCAACAGGAAGAGTGTTGATTTGGAAGGATATTGGTGATGTAAAACTTACTTCAGTGACAAGTGAAGATGCTGCTGAGTCTTCTTGCACTGCTTTTAACTGGCATTCCGATGAAGTGACCGTCCTTAACTTCTCTTCGGATGGAGCATCTTTGTATTCTG GGAGTAAAGAAGGGGCTCTTGTTGTTTGGGAGCTAGATACAGAGAAGAAGCAAGTTTTGCCAATGATGGAGTCTCCCTTGCtgtatttcatcttctcttcagaTCCAACTCTTTCCTCT GCGATTTGTGCAGATAATCAGGTTCATATTCTCAAAATGCCTTCCATGGAGATATTGAGAACGATTCCTGGAATCAAG CCTCGGATATTAGATCGCTTTGGATTTTTAAGCTACGTCAAGACGATGCTTATCTCCCTCACCAGAACTGTGTCCATTGATCCCTCTTCCGGTATAGCTGCTTTCTCCACAGCGAATCACTGTGTTCAACTCTACAACCTCTTAAGTGACACTGAGGTTACAGAG ATTCAAGTTTGCGAGAGAGATCATCAACCAGAGGATGATGGAGTCCGG GTTGCAGTGACAGCAATTGCTCTCTCCCGGAATGGCTCACTGATGACTACAGCTGAGACCAGTTTTGCTGAAGGAAACCTCAGCGGAGGCTTAGTTTCTCTCAAGTTTTGGGTGTTTGTACCAGACAAGAAAACATTCAGCATATCCACAGTCATAAACCAACCTCACAG TGAAGCTGCTATCACAGCTATTGACCTTAACTCGCGCCGTTCCATGGCTGTTAGTATATCTTCTGCTGGGGACTTCAAGACTTGGGTTTGCAATAGTGACAAGAATCTGACAGCAGAGGATTCAAACTGGATATGTCATGGAGTTGGCTCTTATAA GAGAAAGCAAATAACAGCTGCCACTTTTTGTCCTGATGGTTCTCTTCTGGCTCTTGCGGCTACAACAGTTATTACCATCTGGAACCCGTTAACGACTGAACTCTTGTTTGTATTTGGAAAGCTTCATACG CCAGTTTTGCAACTCTCATTCGCTGGAATAGGCTTCCTTGTTGCTGCATCCTGTTGTCCTCATGCCCCGCCGCACTTATCTGTCTATGATTTGATGACGTTGGATTTATCATGGTCATATAGATTATCCATAGAAG cAATTGCCACCAAAGAGAGGTCATCATACTTTGCAGTTTTAGCATGGCTTCCGGATTTGTCTGTAAAAGCTAATGAAGAGATCTTTCGTGGGAAAGATGGAGCTATCCTTTTGTTTGATACGTCATGCCCTAAACCGGTAGCTATTTGGACTGTAATGGAG GCCAGTGGAGGATCGCTTTCATTTGTGGAAGACAGTGAAAAGTCTCAGACGCTTCTTGCGTATGTAAACAGGAGCAATGAATATGTTCTTTTCGATCCTTATAGCGATGAAACTCTTAAGACTAGCGCCAAGGATTATGAGGTTCTTCTTGAAGCAATTagcaagaagaggaagagatcAAGAAAGAAAACATTGCTGGCGGAGAGACCTTGGGAGACCAAGTTTTGCGGTTCAACGCTCAGTATCCCGCCTTTCAGGGACGCTTGCTCTGCCTTCTTTGCTTCCAAGATGGGGAAAAAGATTTGTGAGAGAGTAGAGATGCATCCTGATAGCCATAGCCTCTGA